The genomic window GAAGTGCGCAGGAATCAGACAGGATTCATCAAGGTGTTGCGGTTCCTTGATAAATGCGGAATATAATCACACATTCATAGAATCCAATCATCATGTTCTGCAACCTTATTGCTAAGGTAACAGGTAAGGATGTACCTCACTGATGTAGCCGTAAAGCGCTCAAAGACTTAGACTTGTCAAACACAACCTTCTTCTCCATCACGGTAGGCTCCAGACTGGGTCATGATATTATTTTCTGGTGATATGTTTGGAACAAAAATCTCCAGCACGCCTAATAAAGCGTTCTGTATTACTGCGTTTTTTAGATTCAACTAAAGTTCCACAAAGAGTTCGTTTTAAGAACGCTTTTCTTTAGGCGctctaatttgcataactcGACGCGATTGGCTCGTTTGagaaactttttatttcttactctTTATTCGATATTTCTGTCTTCTGCAGttgaataagaataaatatgGTTCATATATTCCGAGAATGTTAATTCTATATTTTGAAATTAAGTTTCAGATGGATTTTTGTGAAGAGAAATTGACGGAAGAGTTTGGGGTCAAGTTTGGGTGAGAAAACAAACACTGGGGCTCCATTCAGAATCGACTGCTTTACACACGTGACTATAATCAACCAATCCTAGACCTGGAGGCGGGCATTGGCTGTTTACTtctatatacaatatttatatatattaatatctcATTTTAAAGTCAAATGCAATATCAAGGTCACGGACGTTTTctataaaacatctaaaaaatgataataaatacacaatttaaaGAAAGACACCGGTTTCTTGGATGAATAACAGACTGGTCTCCATGGTCTCCTTGGCAACAACATCTTTCACCTGGTTTTTTTCATGTCAGACGCCCAATGACGTGACTGATCTTAGGGCAGAACGTCCGGTGAtccatttactttttaatatatGAACAAATGTACGATCAAAAGCACAAAATATGCGgaatattacattaaattgtGTTAAAGTGTTAGATTTCCTATTATTCTTCTAAGGTAGCgtggccgagcggtctaaggcgctggattaaggctccagtctcttcgggggcgtgggttcgaatcccaccgCTGCcaatgaattgtttttttttcccctttcattTAACATAACAATATTTAGGACAATTCTTATGTCTAATCGGCCTCAAAATATCTGACAAAGATATTACAATTATATAGTAATTTACACTTCAGGCACTAAGCAGTCCAAGCTGCTTTAAGTCTCTCcgccattttgtttatttccgaGACCTAAATATAAAGCAGATTAGACAGGTGTTTATTTACTTCTCACTTTCACTGAAAATCAACACCTTTTCTCTGTTCCAGGGAAATAAATACCGCTGTCGATTAAAACGTCCTTTACTCGTCCATCTCTCGCGGTTTGATGGATCTTCTCCCCACCATCAGGACCAGGTGGCGCTCTGCATTCTGAGCGGTTTGGGATGGAGCTTTGGGCTGGCTTTCTATCTcaggctatttatttatttatttatttatttatattcactcTGTTTTAATCCCCATGTGTGACATAGCTGTTATGTTATATTCCTCTATCTTCTGTAATCTCACTGTACCAGTACAATCTCTCTACctggtgatttttttccccacccactgtttattattttcacacatttagACTGAGGTTTATTTCCGCCACCCATTCAATCAGATGATGAATAAACGCCATGACGTCATACACCTGTGAGGTTATATCTAACTTTTCACAACTTGCTGAAATGCACCTTGTGATCTCGTGTTTCTTCTCCAATAAAAGAGTAAAATCCGtaactaatcacacacactgcgtGAAAACCGCACAAACAGCGCGCGCGGTCGTCATGGTGACCCTCTCCAACCTGCAGCATCCCCGGATGACGAGTGACGTCAACGAGccgtctcttttttttttccttctcttaaTCCGAGAGCATCCATTTTTTATGTACGCAGGCTGTTCAGTGACGGAGCTCAGACACGAATCCTGCTAATTCTTAccgaaataaaaacattattggAAAACAGtgcggggaaaaaaaaacaacagcgtGCtcgcgtgtgcgcgtgtctgcAAGAAAAAGCGCGTGAGACCTTATAATAAACAGcccgagagaaagagagagaggtaaaaaaaaaaaaaaacagaaagaaagaaaaaaaccgTCCTGTCGTTAACACACCACCTTTCTGTCGgatttgtgtgtgcacgagcCAACACTAAAAAGAAATGTGAGTATTCATTCATATACAACATCTGAGTTTATTTCCTTATATCTGACTGGGATTATTGAGCTCGTGCGCAAATGCTTAAGGTGTTCTGGGTTGTTAGAGGCAtcagggagggaaaaaaaaacaacaacagtattAATCTAGTAATTATTAAaggctttatttttaataataatatcttttaTTATGGATATGACGATGTTCAGgatttcatcatcatctcaaCCTCAGATGATGAATTAGAGTAAGAAAAACTAGCAGTAATTATAACTGAACATATATTTACAAATCGTTGGCCTCTGACCTGCCAGCCTGGTTATTTCATCCTACCTAATGATTTGTAGcgtgttttattatttagtatttagtatttattatttatagtgcTGTGAATGACAAGGTCCAAACACGCCTATAGGCTCCGGATCAGACTGGATATTTGGATCGTTGGATATTTGGTTGAATGATACTTTATATAcgtttctttatattttctaaTACATGGCATTAAagaacatgctgtaaatgtttgcGTTCATATTTATATCTTTCATCTCTTTTGGGGAAGCGGATGAGATCTGGCCTAAATACAGAGTTAAATCTGCATTACAATCATCACCTGTCAAGCATAAAATTGTAACATAGCagttttcattgtttatttctttgtccttcttatttgtttttacatatatacatgttcctgagtggtggtggtggcggtggtggtggtggtggtggtggtgatgggggTTGGGAGGGTCATATTCTCCTATCGCTCTTGTTCTTGTAAAGCAAAACACGACAATCCGTcacacacctttttttaaaaaaggataTTTCTCAAATAATACGGGTTTATCGGCTCTGTAGATATGTTCATTATTTAGAGCTCGTAAAGCTCCTGTTGTTCTGCTCCTACACCGAGGCTGTAACCAAATGGCTGGCACTAACACGTCCTCTGCGCAAGATGGCCGAGCCTCAGCCTCCTCTCCTCTCGTCTGAGCTGAGAGATCTGCAACACCAGATTACCTCCAAATCCTGATCACATCCCTAACACTTACAGTGTCATTTACATGACAAGAGCAGTGAGAAATCTTCCTTcaatattattatcataattagcagtagtagtagctgGTGATATAGAAGAgtgctttatatataaaatttaaatatacatatagatatatatttttttaaagaatggaGGATGTTTTGGCTCAAAAATGATGTTTGACTAGTAAATAAATGGAAGAAGCGATCATGTgatacacaaacaaaagaaagacgAACGTGTTAAACATCAGAATTAAATGGACTGTATATCGTGTGCTGATGTTTCACGacgtgtgaatgagtgtattattttatacagattAATATTCTCTGGAAATCATTCGGCCCTGTTTTTAAATTCCTATTTAAGCAACTGAATTTCACTGCTCGAGGATTTGTGCATGATTAAGGTGTTTTGACCAATGATCAAGGAAAATAAGgatgtattaaatgtaataaatgattaaagatgAAGCTCTCTTATGTGTGGACTAAGCTTTAGACTCATCCGCAAAAACACAACCTACCTGCTGTAATGTGATCTTTTGGATGcttgatattaatattttttaaatattttttctactGAATCGAAAAATGATCTATCTATAATCAGACCTAGTTGTTCTCATTTAATCATGGCTTTGCTAACTTCCTGTTCATGTGACATTTATTTCCTCACGACTGAGTAAATGATGAGCCTCTAGTGCCCACGATTAAACGTGCACTTCACCTGTTAGGCAGgtttttggtttatttcatttaaaaagtagGAGCATTGTGACTGTTTGCTCCTTAGAAGGTCGTCTAAACGAACCAACTGCTAAATTCCaaatcttttattaaaacaggacaaataaatcaaaagaaCCGATCAGGACAGTTATGATCACGAGGGCACGAGCTACTGAAgtcctgagtgtgtgtagatgtgctGGTGCTGATTTTTGTCCTCTCTGAAGGGGACTGAAGGACCTAAATATAGCCATCagtgaaggagaaggagaggcGGAAatggaggcagagagagagagaggatgaggatgaggagaaaaTATCAGCACATTTTCTGTCTAACAGGTGtctcacacacctcttctgGCTCGGTGTGTGAGAGCGAAAATGAAGGAAATACACTGTAATCGTGTATGACACAGAAAATGACACAGAGTGTGTCGGGATTAAGCGTTCAGAGGTCACCTTTATCTCCTGATTTGTCTCCGCCTGCTGGTCGAAGCTGAGAATGACAGGTTTCGCTTTGTCACATGCGCACAGACTGATTAAAACATCACTTAGTACTGATGATTACATCGTGTGTCTCATGATCCTGATGTAGATCAGACAACAGGTtacagatctatctatctatctatctatctatctatctatctatctatctatctatctatctatctatctatctatctatctatctatctataagtaGAAGCAGTAATTCTGTTTGTCAGATTTTCAAGCTTTTCTTGTCTGGTGAATTAAACAGTCTTGTGTGAGCAGGACGTGTAATTCACCCTTCCACATGCTGCTTTCtgaaaaatatagattttatcTTAGAATCTCAAATTCCTCCTAAAAACGACGCCCACATTACCAGGATCCTCAAGAGCAAAATGTGTGCAGTCTGTGTGGGAGTggcattactctctctctctctctctctctctctctctctctctctctctctctcatgagcCAGTTGTGGGCGTCTTTGAGCTCACAGATGTGTAAGAGGGTGGATAGCGCtttgctcagtgtgtgtgtgtgtgtgtgtgtgtgtgtgtgtgttgtgttactcCGCCCTGTGACGCAGCTGAGCTGGAGCAGCAGTTTGAACAGATACAGTCACGTGTCTCACAGGAAGCATCTGTCCATCTTCACCCTCATCATTCTATAGCAGTAGTATATGAACAGAGCAGACTGGTGGGTGGGGActgtcagaggtcagaggtcattgTCAGATGAGTAACATCTGAGCACATTTCAAGATGCtgctgttgatgatgatgatgatgatgatgatgcctcAGTGcctaatatttctattttatcgATATAGAATTGATCTAGAGTTTTGGTTTTctgatacttttattttttatctcttttatttttaataacttcTAAACACTTGTTATTATGGGATCCCGACTACTTTACGACTGTCTCGAACTTTTCATGCAGTGAGTTGAAACTGAGGAAATCctttaatgtaaaatgtattcaagttgttttgtctctttctgtatAAATGTACAAAGGGATTCTTCTTCCTCCAGTTCTTATTATCTATAGTTCTATATTAGTTTTATAATCTTAGGctttttactaaaataaaacaaaatgtgcaGCAGCGACTAAAACCCAGAGTCTAAAACATTATCCTGATGATCATCAGCTCCGATTCATTTACAGACCTGATTATTGTGAACTTGTGTTTTCACTCCGTATGTCTCACTCTTCATTTGTCACACGTCCTTTTTGCTGCCTTTTCATTGGTTACTTTACTAATGTTATTTTGGGCACCAGGTCTGCTCCAGCCCCCGCCGGCGGCCCTGCACCTGAGGGAGGGAATCAGCCTCCTCCTAACATGACCAGCAACCGCCGCCTACAGCAGACACAGGCTCAGGTGGacgaggtgagagagagagagagacacacacacacacacacagacacacacacacacacagacacacagacatacacagacacacacacagacacacacatttacatttacatttacagcatgtaacactctcttatccagagcgacgtacataagtgcttaaatctctaacattgaatacattaatgctggacacacacacacagacacacacaaacacacatacaaacagacacacaaacagacacacagacacacagacacacacagacacacagacacacacagacacacacacagacacacacacagaaacacacacacaaacagacacacacacaaacaaacagacacagacacacacacactgacacagacagacagacacacacagacacacacacacacagacagacacacacagacagacacacacacacacaaacagacacacagacagacacacagacagacatacacatagacacagacacacaccctgacacagacagacagacacacaaacagacacatagatacagacacatacacacacacactcttttcatTGAGTAAAGGAATATTGTGTAAggaatatatgtaatatattagGAAATATAGGAATATATGTAATATTACGGACCCACAAACCCaatcagaatgaaataaaaagcagtAACTGACCCACTGAACACTATCAGTGTTCAGTATCAGAGCTCCCTTTACTGATCTTTACTGATCTACAGACAAATCACCTCCAAACCAGAAAATATACATTAGAAATCTTTGTAATGAAATGTGTCCTAAATTTAACAGTAATAATGGCAGCAGTTCAGATGTGTGAAGTGcagacagtgttttttttcacacatttgtACCCGTGTGTTCAGGTGGTGGACATCATGCGCGTGAACGTGGACAAAGTTCTGGAGAGGGACCAGAAGCTCTCGGAGCTGGATGACCGAGCCGACGCGCTGCAGGCTGGAGCCTCTCAGTTCGAGACCAGTGCTGCCAAACTGAAGAATAAATACTGGTGGAAGAATGCCAAGGTACATCATAAAGACCTGAGCACAGAGTGTTCACTTACAACATCAGTCAGTGTAGACTTTATATTGTGTTAAACACGGCACCGTGTCAACATTGTGTTAGTGTATTTAATTAATACATGGCATTAATAGTCCCTCAGGGCAagtgacagaaagacagacaaacagacaggcaggcagagagacaggaagacaggcagagagacaggaagacaggcagatagacaggaagacagatagacaggcaggcagatagacaggaagacaggcagagagacaagcaggaagacaggcagagagacaggcaggcagatagacaggaagacaggcagagagacaggcaggcagatagacaataagacaggcagagagacaggaagacaggcagagagacaggaagacaggcagatagacaggaagacagatagacaggcaggcagatagacaggaagacaggcagagagacaagcaggaagacaggcagagagacaggcaggcagatagacaataagacaggcagagagacaggaagacaggcagatagacaggaagacagatagacaggcaggcagatagacaggaagacaggcagatagacaggaagacaggcagagagacaggcaggaagacaggaagacaggcagagagacaggaagacaggcagagagacaggcaggaagacaggaagacaggcagagagacagatagacaggcagatagacaggaagacaggcaAAGAGACAGGCAGgaagacaggcagatagacaggcaggaagacaggcagagagacaggcaggcagatagacaataagacaggcagatagacaggaagacagatagacaggcaggcagatagacaggaagacaggcagatagacaggaagacaggcagagagacaggcaggaagacaggcagagagacagatagacaggcagatagacaggaagacaggcaAAGAGACAGGCAGgaagacaggcagatagacaggcaggaagacaggcagagagacaggaagacaggcaAAGAgatagacaggaagacaggcagagagacagtgtgaatTTTATACAACAATCTAGTCTCTTACTGGGATTAAAGTTATAGAGAGACAGATGTCATTATAATGCCTtccatctgtgtctctctatctgtgtctctccgtctgtgtctctctatctgtgtctctccgtctgtgtctctcttcctctgtctctccgtctgtagATGATGATAATCCTGGGGGTGATATGTGTGATCGTTCTCATCGTTATCATCGGTAAGAAAAgattttgtttctgtcttttctaATTCTTACTTCTGTAACTTTACTCAGTGTTATTCACTGAtcataaatgataataattctCCTAATTTTGTTTTCAGTCTATTTCAGCACCTAAAGGACGAGTCTCCTCTCCCACCCTTCGCCCCATTCACAACT from Tachysurus vachellii isolate PV-2020 chromosome 20, HZAU_Pvac_v1, whole genome shotgun sequence includes these protein-coding regions:
- the vamp2 gene encoding vesicle-associated membrane protein 2 yields the protein MSAPAPAGGPAPEGGNQPPPNMTSNRRLQQTQAQVDEVVDIMRVNVDKVLERDQKLSELDDRADALQAGASQFETSAAKLKNKYWWKNAKMMIILGVICVIVLIVIIVYFST